A genomic window from Vanessa atalanta chromosome 7, ilVanAtal1.2, whole genome shotgun sequence includes:
- the LOC125065125 gene encoding zinc finger MIZ domain-containing protein 1, with protein MSGGGENAQFGATAAMVAAATTAAMQDSQPFSQMQNNMTMGNPQYSAMNGYGQQRSHNPAMTGMGMGGNGGMNGMTGMGQMGNAMNGMNPMAQMANMGMHANMMSSQMGPGQMGGSAKMGPGYQRRHTPYPSGTMLMGSRKTQYMGAQPSFGPGPGQYPTGYGGRPSFQSQYPPQQPLGPSGNFNTGMRTTMRQSTPPYSNQGQYFNSAVPNQFPQHQAGNGQYGSQYGGQFAQEVAMRSNMSYQHSPVPGNPTPPLTPASSMPPYISPNADVKPHFNELKPPIGMQNDELRLTFPVRDGIILPPFRLEHNLAVSNHVFQLKPTVHSTLIWRSDLELQLKCFHHEDRQMNTNWPASVQVSVNATPLIIDRGENKTSHKPLYLKEVCQPGRNTIQITVSACCCSHLFVLQLVHRPSVRSVLQGLLRKRLLTADHCIAKIKMNFNQTPVNPNNGSNPTSDRDSVEQTALKVSLKCPITFKKITLPARGHECKHIQCFDLESYLQLNCERGSWRCPVCNKPAQLEGLEVDQYMWGILNTLNTSDVDEVTIDSGANWKATKINTNAGIKQEDDSNDTPGKRSKAVSPGSMNMPTMNNWDMNQALSPYLPPDMNTIASGSMISSYNQGGQNRNSGSSNQNYDFGMSNGPGSNEYAGNGPLSHLNESVNSLDPLNAMEKSLNEQMPHTPHTPHTPGSAHTPGGGGGAHTPGSSHTPGPPSVDHHPLTDVDIPADLNFDPAAVIDGEGTDNLNLLPETSVDPMELLSYLDAPALGELLATPPSSSSSAGSHPPRAPSSDDLLALFE; from the exons ATGAGCGGCGGGGGCGAGAACGCGCAGTTCGGCGCCACCGCCGCGATGGTCGCCGCGGCCACGACGGCCGCGATGCAGGACTCGCAGCCCTTCTCGcag ATGCAAAACAATATGACTATGGGAAATCCCCAGTATAGTGCGATGAACGGCTACGGTCAGCAACGCAGCCATAACCCCGCTATGACGGGAATGGGAATGGGCGGCAATGGCGGCATGAATGGCATGACTGGCATGGGCCAGATGGGAAACGCGATGAATGGCATGAATCCTATGGCTCAAATGGCCAACATGGGCATGCACGCTAATATGATGTCTTCACAAATGGGTCCAGGACAAATGGGCGGATCAGCGAAAATGGGACCTGGATACCAAAGGCGACATACGCCGTATCCTTCAGGAACAATGCTTATGGGATCCAGGAAAACTCAATATATGGGGGCACAACCTAGCTTTGGTCCCGGACCTGGCCAATATCCCACAGGATACGGAGGAAGACCAAGTTTTCAGAGTCAATATCCACCCCAACAACCTCTCGGTCCAAGTGGTAATTTTAACACTGGAATGAGAACTACCATGAGGCAGTCCACGCCACCCTATTCAAACCAAGGCCAATACTTCAATAGTGCTGTTCCGAATCAATTCCCACAGCATCAAGCTGGAAATGGACAATACGGTAGCCAATATGGCGGACAATTTGCACAAGAAGTAGCTATGCGTTCCAATATGAGTTATCAGCATAGTCCGGTGCCCGGAAACCCTACTCCTCCGCTTACGCCTGCGAGCAGTATGCCACCTTACATCAGTCCAAATGCCGATGTTAAACCTCACTTTAATGAACTGAAACCACCGATCGGCATGCAAA ATGATGAGCTCCGGTTAACATTCCCCGTACGAGATGGTATTATATTACCACCTTTTAGATTAGAACATAATTTAGCAGTTAGCAACCATGTATTCCAATTAAAACCTACGGTTCACTCAACACTTATATGGAG ATCTGATCTGGAGCTACAACTTAAATGCTTTCATCATGAAGATCGGCAAATGAACACTAACTGGCCTGCAAGTGTGCAAGTTTCTGTAAATGCAACGCCATTAATCATTGATCGAGGAGAAAACAAAACCTCGCACAAACCATTGTACCTGAAAGAAGTATGCCAACCTGGCAGGAATACGATACAGATTACCGTCTCCGCTTGTTGTTGT tcacatttgtttgttttacaaTTAGTACACCGGCCGAGCGTACGAAGCGTACTACAAGGACTACTAAGAAAGCGGTTGCTTACAGCAGACCATTGCATTGCTAAGATTAAAATGAACTTTAATCAAACTCCAGTCAACCCTAACAATGGTTCTAACCCCACAAGTGATAGAGACAGTGTTGAACAAACAGCCTTGAAAGTATCTTTAAAGTGTCCAatcacatttaagaaaataacattACCCGCGCGAGGGCATGAATGTAAACATATACAATGTTTTGATTTAGAATCGTACCTACAACTTAATTGTGAGAGAGGATCATGGCGATGTCCAGTTTGCAA TAAACCTGCTCAGTTAGAAGGCTTAGAAGTGGATCAGTACATGTGGGGTATCCTAAATACCTTAAACACTTCTGATGTTGATGAAGTAACGATCGATAGTGGGGCAAATTGGAAAGCTACTAAGATAAACACTAATGCTGGTATCAAG CAAGAAGATGATAGCAATGATACACCTGGGAAAAGAAGTAAAGCTGTGTCACCTGGATCAATGAATATGCCAACAATGAATAATTGGGACATGAATCAAGCTCTATCACCCTATTTACCTCCAGATATGAACACAATTGCTAGCGGTTCTATGATTTCGTCATACAACCAAGGAGGCCAAAACAGGAACTCCGGGTCGAGTAATCAAAACTATGACTTCGGTATGAGCAATGGTCCAGGCAGCAACGAATATGCAGGCAATGGGCCACTTTCACACTTGAATGAGAGCGTAAACTCTTTAGATCCCCTTAATGCAATGGAGAAAAGTCTAAACGAGCAG atgCCGCACACACCTCACACGCCGCACACGCCGGGCTCTGCCCACACGCCGGGGGGAGGCGGCGGCGCACACACGCCGGGCTCCAGTCATACGCCCGGTCCGCCCTCTGTTGACCATCATCCACTCACAGATGTCGACATCCCGGCTGACCTCAACTTTGATCCCGCAGCCGTTATAGATGGGGAAGGCACCGATAATCTCAAT TTGCTTCCGGAGACGAGTGTTGACCCGATGGAATTGCTTTCTTATTTGGATGCACCTGCACTCGGAGAGCTTTTGGCAACTCCGCCTTCATCTTCATCGTCAGCTGGTTCTCATCCACCTCGGGCACCTTCCTCTGACGATCTCCTGGCTCTCTTCGAATGA